One stretch of Armigeres subalbatus isolate Guangzhou_Male chromosome 2, GZ_Asu_2, whole genome shotgun sequence DNA includes these proteins:
- the LOC134213046 gene encoding endonuclease G, mitochondrial isoform X6: MSAKIASRFIVLSSVGIGSYLLGSFVERRKIPESTACRRRASESIDYVNERGASNFIHEIVSKPGLPIFGTVSAASPFPAEQKSAVPVNVSRVGQIMKYGFPGLDNVRSYDDYVLSYDRRTRVAHWVFEHLTAESVKANDAVDRAKCDFKADDSVHPFFRSLNSDYKGSGFDRGHLAAAGNHRLHQQHCDQTFFLSNMAPQVGVGFNRDKWNHLERHVRKLTKQYQNVYCCTGPLYLPRKEADGKLYVKYQVIGNSNVAVPTHFYKVVVMESADHRLEMEAYVLPNQKIDDQTPLSMFQVPPETIERAAGLLFFDKIARSQLSRINGKKV; the protein is encoded by the exons ATGTCCGCAAAAATCGCGTCGCGTTTCATAGTGCTGTCGTCCGTCGGAATCGGTAGTTATTTATTGGGATCGTTTGTGGAGCGTAGAAAAATCCCAGAATCGACGGCTTGCCGTCGTCGGGCATCCGAAAGTATCGATTATGTAAACGAGAGGGGTGCCAGCAATTTTATACACGAAATCGTCTCAAAGCCGGGTTTGCCTATTTTTGGCACCGTTTCCGCGGCTTCACCTTTTCCGGCGGAGCAGAAGTCTGCGGTGCCCGTGAATGTGAGTCGTGTTGGACAGATTATGAAGTATGGGTTTCCGGGTTTGGATAATGTGCGATCCTACGACGATTATGTGCTATCGTACGATCGGAGGACACGGGTTGCCCACTGGGTGTTTGAGCATTTGACGGCAGAATCGGTCAAAGCGAACGATGCGGTCGATCGTGCCAAGTGCGACTTCAAAGCGGACGATAGTGTGCATCCATTCTTTCGGTCGTTAAATTCGGATTATAAAGGTTCTGGGTTTGATCGAGGACATTTGGCAGCGGCGGGAAACCACAGACTTCATCAGCAGCATTGTGATCAGACATTCTTCCTTAGTAATATGGCTCCTCAG GTTGGCGTTGGGTTTAATAGAGACAAGTGGAACCACTTGGAGCGTCACGTGCGCAAGTTGACCAAGCAATATCAGAATGTGTATTGTTGTACTGGGCCGCTGTATTTGCCTCGAAAGGAAGCAGATGGAAAGCTGTACGTTAAGTACCAAGTAATTGGCAACAGCAATGTGGCAGTCCCGACACATTTTTATAAAGTGGTAGTAATGGAATCCGCAGACCACCGACTAGAAATGGAAGCATACGTGCTGCCAAATCAAAAAATCGATGACCAAACGCCGTTGTCCATGTTTCAGGTGCCGCCGGAAACAATCGAACGAGCAGCGGGGTTGCTTTTCTTCGATAAGATTGCCCGAAGTCAATTGTCTCGGATAAACGGTAAGAAAGTTTAA
- the LOC134213046 gene encoding endonuclease G, mitochondrial isoform X5, translating into MSAKIASRFIVLSSVGIGSYLLGSFVERRKIPESTACRRRASESIDYVNERGASNFIHEIVSKPGLPIFGTVSAASPFPAEQKSAVPVNVSRVGQIMKYGFPGLDNVRSYDDYVLSYDRRTRVAHWVFEHLTAESVKANDAVDRAKCDFKADDSVHPFFRSLNSDYKGSGFDRGHLAAAGNHRLHQQHCDQTFFLSNMAPQVGVGFNRDKWNHLERHVRKLTKQYQNVYCCTGPLYLPRKEADGKLYVKYQVIGNSNVAVPTHFYKVVVMESADHRLEMEAYVLPNQKIDDQTPLSMFQVPPETIERAAGLLFFDKIARSQLSRINALHHSSSVCNKLRSLRILTMNLNECK; encoded by the exons ATGTCCGCAAAAATCGCGTCGCGTTTCATAGTGCTGTCGTCCGTCGGAATCGGTAGTTATTTATTGGGATCGTTTGTGGAGCGTAGAAAAATCCCAGAATCGACGGCTTGCCGTCGTCGGGCATCCGAAAGTATCGATTATGTAAACGAGAGGGGTGCCAGCAATTTTATACACGAAATCGTCTCAAAGCCGGGTTTGCCTATTTTTGGCACCGTTTCCGCGGCTTCACCTTTTCCGGCGGAGCAGAAGTCTGCGGTGCCCGTGAATGTGAGTCGTGTTGGACAGATTATGAAGTATGGGTTTCCGGGTTTGGATAATGTGCGATCCTACGACGATTATGTGCTATCGTACGATCGGAGGACACGGGTTGCCCACTGGGTGTTTGAGCATTTGACGGCAGAATCGGTCAAAGCGAACGATGCGGTCGATCGTGCCAAGTGCGACTTCAAAGCGGACGATAGTGTGCATCCATTCTTTCGGTCGTTAAATTCGGATTATAAAGGTTCTGGGTTTGATCGAGGACATTTGGCAGCGGCGGGAAACCACAGACTTCATCAGCAGCATTGTGATCAGACATTCTTCCTTAGTAATATGGCTCCTCAG GTTGGCGTTGGGTTTAATAGAGACAAGTGGAACCACTTGGAGCGTCACGTGCGCAAGTTGACCAAGCAATATCAGAATGTGTATTGTTGTACTGGGCCGCTGTATTTGCCTCGAAAGGAAGCAGATGGAAAGCTGTACGTTAAGTACCAAGTAATTGGCAACAGCAATGTGGCAGTCCCGACACATTTTTATAAAGTGGTAGTAATGGAATCCGCAGACCACCGACTAGAAATGGAAGCATACGTGCTGCCAAATCAAAAAATCGATGACCAAACGCCGTTGTCCATGTTTCAGGTGCCGCCGGAAACAATCGAACGAGCAGCGGGGTTGCTTTTCTTCGATAAGATTGCCCGAAGTCAATTGTCTCGGATAAACG
- the LOC134213046 gene encoding endonuclease G, mitochondrial isoform X4 — protein sequence MSAKIASRFIVLSSVGIGSYLLGSFVERRKIPESTACRRRASESIDYVNERGASNFIHEIVSKPGLPIFGTVSAASPFPAEQKSAVPVNVSRVGQIMKYGFPGLDNVRSYDDYVLSYDRRTRVAHWVFEHLTAESVKANDAVDRAKCDFKADDSVHPFFRSLNSDYKGSGFDRGHLAAAGNHRLHQQHCDQTFFLSNMAPQVGVGFNRDKWNHLERHVRKLTKQYQNVYCCTGPLYLPRKEADGKLYVKYQVIGNSNVAVPTHFYKVVVMESADHRLEMEAYVLPNQKIDDQTPLSMFQVPPETIERAAGLLFFDKIARSQLSRINGASSSSLAVEHLLLVRGVERWKNQSALRLPAK from the exons ATGTCCGCAAAAATCGCGTCGCGTTTCATAGTGCTGTCGTCCGTCGGAATCGGTAGTTATTTATTGGGATCGTTTGTGGAGCGTAGAAAAATCCCAGAATCGACGGCTTGCCGTCGTCGGGCATCCGAAAGTATCGATTATGTAAACGAGAGGGGTGCCAGCAATTTTATACACGAAATCGTCTCAAAGCCGGGTTTGCCTATTTTTGGCACCGTTTCCGCGGCTTCACCTTTTCCGGCGGAGCAGAAGTCTGCGGTGCCCGTGAATGTGAGTCGTGTTGGACAGATTATGAAGTATGGGTTTCCGGGTTTGGATAATGTGCGATCCTACGACGATTATGTGCTATCGTACGATCGGAGGACACGGGTTGCCCACTGGGTGTTTGAGCATTTGACGGCAGAATCGGTCAAAGCGAACGATGCGGTCGATCGTGCCAAGTGCGACTTCAAAGCGGACGATAGTGTGCATCCATTCTTTCGGTCGTTAAATTCGGATTATAAAGGTTCTGGGTTTGATCGAGGACATTTGGCAGCGGCGGGAAACCACAGACTTCATCAGCAGCATTGTGATCAGACATTCTTCCTTAGTAATATGGCTCCTCAG GTTGGCGTTGGGTTTAATAGAGACAAGTGGAACCACTTGGAGCGTCACGTGCGCAAGTTGACCAAGCAATATCAGAATGTGTATTGTTGTACTGGGCCGCTGTATTTGCCTCGAAAGGAAGCAGATGGAAAGCTGTACGTTAAGTACCAAGTAATTGGCAACAGCAATGTGGCAGTCCCGACACATTTTTATAAAGTGGTAGTAATGGAATCCGCAGACCACCGACTAGAAATGGAAGCATACGTGCTGCCAAATCAAAAAATCGATGACCAAACGCCGTTGTCCATGTTTCAGGTGCCGCCGGAAACAATCGAACGAGCAGCGGGGTTGCTTTTCTTCGATAAGATTGCCCGAAGTCAATTGTCTCGGATAAACG